In the Drosophila gunungcola strain Sukarami unplaced genomic scaffold, Dgunungcola_SK_2 000001F, whole genome shotgun sequence genome, one interval contains:
- the LOC128261651 gene encoding accessory gland protein Acp29AB-like: MFKSVIILAFAFACQFANGSVIPNEGVIPGLSQEQMQQFGGICITTLSLMVKKTANELQLSETFNKTEGDKKRSIAAQNFEKIGGRYFYIEKENKLNWFAAVKACQTLGGQLAVIENQEEMNAIYEKQSVGKYWLDLNDLVIEGDFVSWTTGLRASFLNWRSDQPDNFGQKERCVTMFGPLMYDDNCEIENYFVCEA, encoded by the coding sequence ATGTTCAAGTCCGTTATAATtttggcttttgcttttgcttgcCAGTTTGCAAATGGATCGGTCATCCCAAATGAAGGTGTAATTCCCGGTCTATCGCAGGAACAAATGCAACAATTCGGAGGAATCTGCATTACTACGTTAAGCTTAATGGTGAAGAAGACGGCTAACGAACTGCAGCTCTCAGAAACGTTCAACAAAACTGAAGGCGATAAGAAGCGATCAATCGCTGCACAAAATTTCGAGAAGATCGGTGGACGGTACTTCTATATAGAGAAGGAAAACAAGCTGAATTGGTTTGCTGCAGTAAAGGCCTGCCAAACTTTGGGAGGTCAATTGGCTGTAATCGAAAATCAAGAGGAGATGAATGCAATTTATGAGAAGCAGTCGGTCGGTAAATACTGGCTGGACCTCAACGACCTGGTAATAGAAGGCGACTTTGTGAGCTGGACCACTGGCTTGAGGGCATCCTTTTTGAATTGGAGATCCGACCAACCCGACAACTTTGGCCAAAAGGAGCGCTGCGTCACCATGTTCGGTCCCCTAATGTACGATGACAACTGTGAAATCGAAAACTATTTTGTATGTGAAGCCTAG